The following proteins come from a genomic window of Deltaproteobacteria bacterium:
- a CDS encoding tetratricopeptide repeat protein codes for MQDFEKIFEQAEKKRVASKFNEAAGLYIKAKGMCKDKGEELSCLLSLGDCWRMIGKYELSKSNYEKAYSIAGQIRDESSAADALIGIGLVLRAMGRHKDALKIFSKGERFYEKIKDKTGLAFLLWAKGGAYRIKGDLKKALQTFKQAISRFTAMKDTSGIGYCLCGLGGASRILGRIDDSCRYYSKANEIFRGLKDTFGIAYSYCGLANATRMKGNFKGSLKYFKKAKGYYKKIGDKVSFAYTLWGEGTAFKMMGDFKNAKGDFIKARKLFNETKDERGLSYCELSIGELEFLNGRTKSASVLFEKALKRAKGFSFGVEIKHISRLIKAAKSGKGFPFNLP; via the coding sequence ATGCAAGATTTTGAAAAAATATTTGAGCAGGCAGAGAAAAAACGGGTAGCCTCTAAATTCAATGAGGCCGCCGGCCTGTATATCAAGGCAAAAGGGATGTGCAAAGACAAGGGAGAAGAGCTGTCCTGTCTCTTAAGCCTTGGAGATTGCTGGAGGATGATTGGAAAATATGAACTGTCAAAATCCAATTATGAGAAGGCCTATTCCATTGCCGGGCAAATAAGAGACGAGTCATCTGCCGCAGATGCGCTTATCGGCATCGGGCTTGTTTTAAGGGCAATGGGCAGGCACAAGGATGCGCTTAAGATATTTTCAAAGGGCGAAAGGTTTTATGAAAAAATTAAAGACAAGACAGGGCTTGCCTTTCTGCTCTGGGCAAAGGGAGGGGCTTACAGGATAAAGGGTGATTTGAAAAAGGCCCTACAAACATTTAAGCAGGCGATAAGCAGGTTTACGGCTATGAAAGACACATCAGGCATTGGCTACTGCCTGTGCGGTCTTGGGGGCGCTTCAAGAATATTAGGCAGGATAGATGATTCTTGCAGATACTACTCAAAGGCGAATGAAATTTTCAGGGGACTGAAAGATACCTTCGGCATAGCCTATTCTTACTGCGGCCTTGCCAATGCCACACGGATGAAGGGCAATTTTAAAGGCTCTCTAAAATATTTTAAAAAGGCAAAGGGGTATTATAAAAAGATTGGCGATAAGGTGAGCTTTGCATACACATTGTGGGGCGAGGGGACTGCCTTTAAGATGATGGGCGATTTTAAAAATGCCAAAGGTGATTTTATAAAGGCGCGGAAATTATTTAATGAGACAAAAGATGAAAGAGGCCTTTCATACTGCGAACTTTCCATTGGCGAGCTTGAGTTTTTAAACGGCAGGACTAAAAGCGCCTCTGTGTTATTTGAAAAGGCATTAAAGAGGGCAAAGGGGTTTTCTTTTGGGGTGGAGATTAAACATATAAGTCGCCTTATAAAGGCAGCAAAGAGCGGAAAAGGGTTTCCGTTTAATCTGCCGTAG